A stretch of Phragmites australis chromosome 12, lpPhrAust1.1, whole genome shotgun sequence DNA encodes these proteins:
- the LOC133887431 gene encoding uncharacterized protein LOC133887431, which yields MMWSSDSDRDEPVSTTTTTATSSSPFEPPMPPPPRRLRHRTRRRAHRRTKNSGTGEEEQEQPVEDEAEDVWRGLQREAAWPRRASRPVVVAGEEGSPDCGAAAIEGGGVGRARSLTDDDLEELKGCVDLGFGFSYHDIPELCGTLPALELCYSMSQRFLDEHQHTQKAEEAPAAAPVSPPQPVATNWKISSPGDSPDEVKARLKYWAQAVACTVRLCS from the exons ATGATGTGGAGCTCCGACTCCGACCGCGACGAGCCCGtctcgacgacgacgacaacggccacctcctcctccccgttcGAGCCGCCGATGCCGCCGCCCCCTCGCCGCCTGCGCCACCGCACCCGCCGGCGCGCCCACCGCCGTACCAAGAACAGCGGCACGGGAGAGGAGGAACAAGAACAACCCGTGGAGGACGAGGCGGAGGACGTCTGGCGCGGGCTGCAGAGGGAGGCGGCGTGGCCGCGCCGGGCGTCGCGGCCGGTGGTTGTCGCAGGCGAGGAGGGCTCCCCGGACTGTGGGGCCGCTGCCATTGAGGGCGGCGGGGTGGGGCGGGCGAGGAGCCTGACGGACGACGACCTGGAGGAGCTCAAGGGTTGCGTGGATCTGGGGTTCGGCTTCAGCTACCACGATATCCCCGAGCTCTGCGGCACGCTCCCCGCCCTCGAGCTCTGCTACTCCATGAGCCAGCGCTTCCTGGACGAACACCAGCACACGCAGAAGGCTGAAGAGGCGCCGGCCGCGGCTCCGGTCTCGCCACCGCAACCCGTCGCCACCAACTGGAAGATCTCCAGTCCTG GGGACAGCCCGGATGAGGTGAAGGCGAGGCTCAAGTACTGGGCGCAGGCGGTGGCGTGCACCGTGAGGCTCTGCAGCTAA